The following proteins are co-located in the Paludibaculum fermentans genome:
- a CDS encoding DinB family protein, with translation MEFDHAFPFSRQALLAGFRPATLTGCPAPGTRSFSAVLVHIAVANFCLLHLSGVRTPDSLELYGELEPDSPVQRLAMVRKNLAMERTLTGQPAVIDFLRRSLEAVQLSMTDASAETLEESRSFVEEETTRRRLLLRALVHTHEHMGQAVAYARAFGMQLPWPDPLAGLENMPVDIPAEHAATG, from the coding sequence ATGGAGTTTGATCATGCGTTCCCTTTCTCCCGCCAGGCACTGCTTGCCGGCTTTCGCCCAGCAACTTTGACCGGCTGCCCGGCTCCGGGCACCCGTAGCTTCTCCGCCGTCCTGGTTCACATCGCCGTTGCCAATTTCTGCCTGCTCCACCTTTCCGGAGTCCGAACCCCCGACAGCCTTGAGTTGTATGGCGAGTTGGAGCCGGACAGCCCAGTACAACGCCTGGCCATGGTCCGCAAGAATCTGGCCATGGAACGTACCCTCACCGGCCAGCCAGCCGTCATCGATTTCCTGCGGCGCTCACTGGAGGCCGTCCAGCTTTCCATGACAGACGCCAGCGCCGAGACCCTGGAGGAATCACGGAGTTTCGTGGAAGAGGAGACTACGCGCCGCCGCCTGCTCCTGCGGGCGCTGGTGCACACCCATGAACACATGGGCCAGGCCGTCGCCTATGCTCGAGCCTTCGGCATGCAGTTGCCGTGGCCCGATCCACTGGCGGGCCTCGAAAACATGCCCGTGGACATACCTGCGGAACACGCGGCCACGGGTTAG
- a CDS encoding ABC transporter permease — protein sequence MKLRSMWNRRLDEDLQDELRSHIELKAEELEANGIPRDEALLEARRRFGNVTLVAESTRELHVFTGIESIFQDIRYGLRRLRREPGITAAVVVTLGLVIGVNGAIFSAVEAVLLRPLSYPEPDRLLQLYGTTKDSSQDGISIADLEALASVPSLAGIAAEQTQSVNLTGVEEPGRLIGGFVSSSYFGILGVTPVLGRGINAEDEKPNGPGVCVLNYAVWRDRFGSDPSVLGRSLILNNAAHTVVGILPESFRPRHTNAEAWMPVRDYPGYSRDRARTPVFALARLAPGATIQQARAELGGVMLRLAQEYPKTNRDRGVAVSALSEIAVGARRNPLLVLSAAAACILLLGCANIAGLLLAKAVGRKQEIAIRASLGAKTGRLMRQLLTESLLLAGAGGVVGMIFADLGVTMLRVYSPDLVGSTELRLNPQVLAYLAVVAILTGILFGLAPAFNARTQATASLRQRGDTRRRRFQNALVAGQVALALILLIGAGLMGASLRNVAAIEPGFRAERVLTMEYRLAPGKYASASRQATMQYRIVESVASVPGVASAALVGALPFSGNANRISITLPDRPEPLAIGYNPISPGYFRTAGIPLLKGRDFSFADAENSQAVVLVNRTFADRFWAGKDVLGRQIRISTGASASTPVTIVGIVGDVKQFGLAEGNEPQLYRPYAQDPYDFATLVVRTKGDPMELAKSVKQAIWAVERQQSVWKVRTLEYLVDRSYNFLRYITWATVAFAALALLLAALGLYGLLSYTVNQRTAELGIRMAVGATPADVLRLVVRDVLTLTGAGVVTGIVFALWLTRFLQSQVYGVTTTEPAIYLGVAILLLIVALVAAWFPGRRAARLDPVMALRQQ from the coding sequence ATGAAGCTGCGATCCATGTGGAACCGGCGCCTGGATGAAGACCTGCAAGATGAACTGCGTTCGCATATCGAACTGAAAGCGGAGGAGCTTGAAGCGAACGGCATTCCGCGAGACGAAGCTCTTCTTGAAGCACGACGGCGTTTCGGAAATGTGACTCTTGTGGCGGAGAGCACGCGCGAACTTCACGTCTTTACCGGGATCGAAAGCATTTTTCAGGACATCCGGTACGGTCTCAGGCGGTTGCGCCGCGAGCCCGGCATCACGGCCGCGGTGGTTGTGACTTTGGGTTTGGTCATCGGCGTCAACGGCGCGATTTTCAGCGCGGTGGAAGCCGTGCTTCTGCGCCCACTGTCCTACCCGGAGCCGGATCGTCTGCTTCAACTCTACGGGACGACAAAGGACTCAAGTCAGGACGGAATCTCAATCGCAGATTTGGAAGCTCTGGCGTCGGTGCCTTCGCTCGCCGGCATCGCCGCAGAACAGACCCAGAGTGTGAATCTTACCGGAGTTGAGGAGCCTGGCCGGCTGATCGGCGGATTCGTCAGCAGCTCATATTTCGGAATCCTTGGTGTTACTCCAGTGTTGGGCCGCGGCATCAATGCGGAAGACGAGAAGCCGAATGGACCGGGTGTTTGCGTCCTGAATTACGCCGTATGGCGCGACCGATTCGGCTCGGACCCGAGTGTCCTCGGGCGATCGCTGATTCTGAACAATGCAGCGCACACCGTGGTCGGAATCCTGCCTGAGAGTTTCAGACCGCGCCACACCAATGCCGAGGCATGGATGCCGGTACGCGACTATCCCGGGTATTCACGGGATCGTGCCCGTACGCCGGTATTCGCGCTGGCGCGACTGGCGCCCGGCGCAACCATTCAGCAGGCGCGTGCGGAACTGGGGGGTGTCATGCTGCGGCTTGCGCAGGAATACCCGAAAACCAATCGTGACCGTGGAGTTGCCGTGAGCGCGCTGAGTGAGATTGCGGTGGGGGCCAGGCGCAACCCGTTGCTGGTCCTGAGCGCGGCCGCGGCGTGTATCCTGCTGCTGGGATGCGCGAACATCGCGGGGCTGCTGCTGGCGAAAGCAGTGGGGCGCAAACAGGAGATCGCGATTCGTGCTTCACTGGGCGCCAAGACGGGCCGGCTGATGCGCCAACTCCTGACCGAATCTCTGTTGCTGGCCGGAGCAGGCGGCGTCGTCGGGATGATATTCGCGGATCTCGGAGTGACGATGCTTCGCGTCTACAGTCCAGATCTGGTCGGATCGACGGAGTTGCGCCTGAATCCACAGGTGCTGGCCTATCTTGCAGTCGTAGCGATTCTAACCGGCATTTTGTTCGGACTAGCGCCGGCATTCAACGCCCGAACACAGGCAACCGCCTCATTGCGGCAGCGGGGGGACACGAGAAGGCGCAGGTTCCAGAACGCGCTGGTCGCCGGGCAGGTTGCGCTAGCGCTGATACTGCTGATCGGCGCAGGGCTGATGGGAGCCAGCCTGCGGAACGTGGCCGCCATCGAGCCGGGCTTCCGCGCCGAGCGGGTGCTCACGATGGAGTATCGTCTGGCGCCGGGTAAGTACGCGAGTGCAAGCCGCCAGGCAACGATGCAGTATCGCATCGTCGAGAGTGTGGCCTCGGTTCCGGGAGTTGCCTCAGCAGCCTTGGTGGGCGCCCTGCCGTTCAGCGGAAATGCAAACCGGATTTCGATCACCTTGCCCGATCGCCCAGAGCCCCTGGCGATCGGCTACAACCCCATCTCGCCGGGGTACTTCCGGACAGCAGGCATACCGTTGCTCAAAGGGCGCGACTTCTCATTTGCCGATGCGGAGAATTCGCAAGCGGTCGTGCTGGTGAACCGGACTTTTGCCGACCGCTTCTGGGCAGGGAAAGACGTTCTTGGGCGTCAGATCAGGATATCCACAGGTGCATCGGCTTCCACTCCCGTAACAATCGTTGGCATCGTCGGCGATGTAAAACAGTTCGGTCTCGCCGAAGGTAACGAACCCCAGTTGTACAGACCGTATGCGCAGGATCCGTACGACTTTGCGACGCTGGTCGTGCGTACGAAAGGCGATCCTATGGAACTGGCGAAAAGCGTGAAGCAGGCCATCTGGGCTGTCGAGAGACAGCAGTCTGTATGGAAGGTTCGGACCCTCGAGTACCTGGTTGACCGTTCCTACAACTTCCTCCGGTATATCACTTGGGCGACGGTTGCTTTCGCCGCGCTGGCGCTGCTGTTGGCTGCCCTCGGGCTGTATGGGCTTCTTTCGTACACCGTGAATCAGCGCACAGCCGAATTGGGCATCCGCATGGCGGTGGGCGCTACGCCAGCCGACGTGCTGCGGTTGGTGGTCCGGGACGTGCTTACTTTGACCGGTGCCGGAGTTGTTACTGGCATCGTTTTCGCTCTGTGGCTGACACGGTTCCTACAGTCGCAGGTGTATGGCGTCACGACGACGGAACCTGCGATTTATCTCGGCGTAGCGATTCTTCTGTTGATTGTTGCGTTGGTGGCGGCGTGGTTTCCGGGGCGACGCGCAGCGCGGCTGGATCCAGTCATGGCGTTGCGGCAGCAATAG
- a CDS encoding PadR family transcriptional regulator, which produces MPRPLRSENLQGTLDLLVLKTLAARGALHGYAISTHIQQVSDDFLRVEEGSLYPALHRIEGLGWISSEWSTSSTNRRVKLYSLTAAGRRQLEIEQKRWDELTLAVKKVLECYG; this is translated from the coding sequence ATGCCTAGACCTCTAAGAAGCGAGAACCTGCAAGGCACGCTCGATCTTCTGGTGCTCAAAACTCTCGCGGCGCGTGGTGCCCTGCATGGTTATGCCATCTCGACACACATTCAGCAGGTATCGGACGATTTTCTACGGGTAGAGGAAGGATCACTCTATCCGGCGCTGCATCGTATTGAGGGATTGGGATGGATCTCTTCGGAGTGGAGCACGTCGTCGACGAACCGTCGAGTCAAGTTGTACAGCCTCACGGCGGCGGGGCGGCGACAGCTCGAGATTGAGCAGAAGCGCTGGGATGAACTGACACTGGCGGTGAAAAAGGTGCTGGAATGCTACGGATGA
- a CDS encoding arylsulfatase, whose translation MSLTRRSFLHTAATAAASVGRLTGAQGERPNILLILADDMGFSDIGCYGSEIATPNLDRLAAQGVRFTQFYNCARCCPSRASLLTGLYPHQAGIGHMVDQAGPQPGYANDLSPRSRTIAQVLKASGYQTGMAGKWHVTPVNQSRHNWPLQRGFDRYYGIIHGAADYYNPPTLTFGNEPVAPGPNYYFTDAIGDHAVRFLDEFAQRPDPFFLYTAFTAPHWPLHARPEDIRKYAGRYNQGWDALRQARHEKQLQLGLLPKRWPLTTRDSQVPAWRDAPDHAWQARRMEVYAAMVDRLDVNIGRIFDKLSATGRDRNTLVLFMSDNGGCAEEIQPTWKGRHIPAGTRDGRPVSVGNKPSVMPGPDDTYQSYGLPWANASNTPFRLYKHWVHEGGISTPLIVRWPGHVPAAPRFDHTPAHFIDVMATCVDAARAPYPAPNGGPDSALPLEGRPLVPAGGHHEERSLFWEHEGNRAMRRGPWKLVGKHPGDWELYNIDEDRSELRNLAATEPKRVRDMAADWGRWADRAGVLPWEQVSRQQTAR comes from the coding sequence ATGAGCCTTACCCGCAGATCGTTCCTCCACACGGCGGCCACAGCCGCGGCCAGTGTTGGCCGTTTGACGGGCGCCCAGGGGGAGCGCCCGAACATCCTCCTGATCCTCGCCGACGATATGGGCTTCTCCGACATCGGCTGCTACGGCTCAGAGATCGCCACGCCCAATCTGGATCGCCTCGCCGCGCAAGGCGTCCGGTTTACGCAGTTCTACAATTGCGCCCGCTGCTGCCCCTCCCGCGCGTCCCTGCTCACAGGCCTCTACCCGCATCAGGCCGGCATCGGCCACATGGTCGATCAGGCCGGACCCCAGCCCGGTTACGCCAACGACCTCAGCCCGCGCAGCCGTACGATCGCGCAGGTCCTGAAGGCCTCCGGCTACCAGACTGGCATGGCCGGCAAGTGGCACGTCACGCCGGTGAATCAGTCGCGCCACAACTGGCCGCTGCAGCGCGGCTTCGATCGCTACTACGGCATCATCCACGGAGCGGCCGACTACTACAATCCGCCCACCCTGACCTTCGGCAACGAGCCCGTTGCCCCTGGCCCGAACTACTACTTCACCGATGCCATCGGCGACCACGCCGTTCGCTTCCTCGACGAGTTCGCCCAAAGGCCCGATCCCTTCTTCCTCTACACCGCCTTCACCGCGCCGCACTGGCCTTTGCACGCCCGTCCGGAAGACATCCGCAAATATGCGGGCCGTTACAACCAGGGCTGGGACGCGCTCCGCCAGGCCCGGCACGAGAAGCAGCTACAGCTCGGCCTGCTGCCTAAGCGCTGGCCCCTCACCACTCGCGACAGCCAGGTGCCCGCGTGGCGGGATGCGCCGGACCATGCCTGGCAGGCCCGCCGCATGGAAGTCTACGCCGCCATGGTCGACCGCCTCGACGTGAACATCGGCCGCATCTTCGACAAACTCAGCGCCACGGGCCGCGACCGCAATACGCTGGTCCTGTTCATGTCGGACAACGGCGGCTGCGCCGAGGAGATCCAGCCCACCTGGAAGGGACGCCACATTCCAGCCGGCACTCGCGACGGCCGCCCGGTGAGCGTCGGCAACAAGCCCTCCGTGATGCCGGGTCCGGACGACACCTACCAGAGCTACGGGCTGCCCTGGGCCAACGCGAGCAATACGCCGTTTCGCCTGTATAAGCACTGGGTGCACGAGGGTGGAATCTCGACGCCGCTGATCGTCCGCTGGCCCGGCCACGTCCCCGCGGCTCCGCGCTTCGACCACACCCCGGCCCATTTCATCGATGTCATGGCGACGTGCGTCGACGCCGCCCGTGCCCCCTATCCAGCGCCAAACGGCGGTCCGGATTCGGCGCTTCCGTTGGAAGGCCGCCCTCTGGTTCCGGCCGGAGGCCACCATGAGGAGCGCAGCCTCTTCTGGGAGCACGAAGGAAACCGGGCCATGCGCCGCGGACCCTGGAAGCTGGTAGGCAAGCATCCGGGCGACTGGGAGCTCTACAACATCGACGAGGATCGCAGCGAGCTCCGCAACCTGGCCGCAACGGAGCCGAAGCGAGTCCGGGACATGGCCGCCGACTGGGGCCGCTGGGCGGATCGCGCCGGCGTCCTGCCGTGGGAGCAGGTCAGCAGGCAGCAGACGGCGCGGTAG
- a CDS encoding HD domain-containing phosphohydrolase, protein MDPHDSAVPPVDVEAPAATPEAPRLFLPASALVSETLGRATILLVDSVDINRQLIKGILKAGPYRLLDARNPVDAFHILQREPVDLIIADMMMPAQGHPMYGGFEFCRQVKANRRTRLIPILILTSVQGIDNEVAGLESGADEFLIKPLQPAVVRTRIRTMLRNKRTIDSLEEAETILFALAQTVEQRDKETGNHCQRLAALSVALGTALGLPEEDLVALYRGGFLHDIGKIAIPDAILFKRGVLTEAEWTIMRSHTWKGEEICRRMRSLSPVLPVIRNHHEKWDGTGYPDGLGGEQIPLLARILQLADIYDALTSRRSYKSAFAPEEAMKILGKESEMGWRDPELVSVFVEMVRQPNFVARSAALFAPEDDGSEEGMELQSMRDSLARMSREVLK, encoded by the coding sequence ATGGACCCGCACGACAGCGCAGTACCGCCGGTAGATGTCGAAGCCCCGGCCGCGACGCCAGAGGCGCCGCGTCTGTTTCTGCCCGCCAGCGCGCTGGTGAGCGAGACCCTGGGGCGGGCGACGATCCTGCTTGTCGACAGCGTGGACATCAACCGCCAGCTGATCAAAGGGATCCTGAAAGCGGGCCCGTACCGCCTGCTGGATGCCCGCAACCCGGTGGACGCCTTCCACATCCTGCAGCGCGAACCGGTGGACCTGATCATCGCGGATATGATGATGCCGGCCCAGGGTCACCCGATGTACGGCGGCTTTGAGTTCTGCCGGCAGGTGAAGGCCAACCGGCGCACCCGCCTGATTCCCATCCTGATCCTGACCAGCGTCCAAGGCATTGATAATGAAGTGGCGGGGCTGGAGTCTGGGGCAGACGAATTCCTGATCAAGCCCTTGCAGCCGGCCGTCGTCCGGACGCGGATCCGGACGATGTTGCGCAACAAGCGGACCATCGACTCCCTGGAAGAGGCCGAGACCATCCTCTTCGCCCTGGCGCAGACGGTGGAGCAGAGGGACAAAGAGACCGGGAACCACTGCCAGAGGCTAGCCGCCCTGAGCGTGGCATTGGGCACGGCGTTGGGATTACCGGAAGAGGACCTGGTGGCGTTGTACCGGGGCGGCTTCCTGCACGACATCGGCAAGATCGCCATTCCGGACGCGATCCTCTTCAAGCGGGGCGTACTGACGGAAGCGGAGTGGACCATCATGCGGTCGCACACCTGGAAGGGTGAGGAGATCTGCCGCCGCATGCGGTCGTTGTCGCCGGTGCTGCCGGTCATCCGCAACCACCACGAGAAGTGGGATGGAACCGGCTATCCGGATGGGTTGGGTGGAGAGCAGATCCCGCTGCTGGCGCGCATTCTGCAACTGGCGGACATCTACGACGCGCTCACCTCGCGCCGCAGCTACAAGTCGGCGTTTGCGCCGGAAGAGGCGATGAAGATCCTGGGCAAGGAGTCGGAGATGGGCTGGCGCGATCCGGAGCTCGTTTCGGTCTTTGTCGAGATGGTCAGGCAGCCCAACTTCGTGGCGCGCTCGGCGGCACTCTTCGCACCGGAAGACGACGGCTCGGAAGAGGGCATGGAGTTGCAGTCGATGCGCGACTCGCTGGCCCGCATGTCGCGGGAAGTCCTGAAATAG
- the feoB gene encoding ferrous iron transport protein B, with product MSDCHDCGHAKTASALGVVPPPKATVQRLVAIVGPPNSGKSTLFNRLTGLRQKVANFPGVTVEHRLGKAHLPGHHDVDLIDLPGVYSLQPRSEDERVTFDVLNGKKSGLRAPDAVVVVLDSTNLGRHLPLVASILSLRLPTFVVLNMADDLRQRGGSVEVESLANELGTPVALISASTGEGVSSVLRFLTGGIAIPKPVELPVLNDLPACRQWARRVSNDSGYTRPAPPVWTRRLDSVFLHPFWGPLVFILVVGAVFQTIFTGARPLMEGVQAAIGNSGQWLRALMPDNMLRSLLIDGIWSGVGAVLVFLPQILLLFLFIAVLEDSGYLARAALIADRTMARAGLQGKSFIPLLSAYACAVPAIMATRTIESKRDRIATILVAPFMTCSARLPVYTLIIAAFVPDKPFIGPFIYTRAAAMMGLYVLGFAAAVFTARVLKSSILKSERTPFVLEMPAYRMPTWNSIGLRLLDRSKAFLKRAGTVILGVSVILWILCSVPMIDGKAPPIEQSLAGTLGRAIEPLIKPLGFNWKIGIGLITSLAAREVIVGTLGTIYGMEPDRDAAGLQAALHRDLTFGGALALLVFFAFSMQCMSTLAVVRRETGGWKWPIIQFTYMGVLAYICGFVVNRIWS from the coding sequence ATGAGCGACTGCCACGATTGCGGGCACGCGAAAACAGCTTCCGCTCTCGGTGTAGTACCTCCGCCCAAAGCCACCGTCCAGCGTCTGGTGGCCATCGTTGGTCCACCCAATTCGGGTAAATCAACACTTTTTAATAGACTTACCGGCCTGCGCCAGAAAGTCGCCAACTTCCCCGGTGTCACCGTCGAGCACCGCCTCGGCAAAGCCCACCTCCCCGGCCACCACGACGTCGACCTCATCGACCTGCCGGGCGTATACAGCCTCCAGCCCCGCTCCGAGGACGAACGCGTTACCTTTGATGTCCTCAACGGCAAGAAGTCCGGCCTCCGCGCGCCCGACGCCGTCGTGGTGGTGCTGGACTCCACCAACCTCGGCCGGCACCTGCCGCTGGTCGCCTCCATCCTCAGCCTGCGCCTGCCCACCTTCGTTGTCCTGAATATGGCCGACGACCTCCGCCAGCGCGGCGGCAGCGTCGAGGTCGAGTCGCTCGCCAACGAATTGGGCACTCCGGTAGCTCTCATTAGTGCCAGCACCGGAGAGGGCGTCAGTTCCGTTCTGCGCTTCCTGACCGGTGGCATCGCCATCCCCAAGCCGGTGGAGCTCCCTGTTTTGAACGACTTGCCGGCCTGCCGCCAGTGGGCGCGCCGCGTTTCGAACGATTCGGGCTACACCCGGCCCGCGCCTCCTGTCTGGACGCGCCGCTTGGACAGCGTCTTCCTCCACCCCTTCTGGGGTCCGTTGGTCTTCATCCTCGTCGTCGGCGCCGTCTTCCAGACCATCTTCACTGGAGCCCGTCCCCTGATGGAGGGCGTCCAGGCCGCCATCGGCAACTCCGGCCAGTGGCTCCGCGCCCTGATGCCCGACAACATGCTGCGGTCGCTGCTCATCGACGGCATCTGGAGCGGCGTCGGAGCCGTCCTGGTCTTCCTGCCCCAGATCCTGCTGCTCTTCCTGTTCATTGCCGTCCTGGAAGACTCCGGCTATCTGGCCCGCGCCGCCCTCATTGCCGATCGCACCATGGCCCGCGCCGGCTTGCAGGGCAAGAGCTTTATCCCGCTGCTCTCGGCCTACGCCTGTGCCGTTCCGGCCATCATGGCGACACGCACCATCGAGAGCAAACGCGACCGCATCGCCACCATCCTGGTGGCCCCCTTCATGACGTGCTCGGCGCGCCTGCCGGTCTACACGCTGATCATCGCCGCCTTCGTGCCCGATAAGCCCTTCATCGGCCCGTTCATCTACACCCGCGCCGCCGCCATGATGGGCCTGTACGTCCTCGGTTTCGCCGCCGCCGTCTTCACCGCCCGCGTCCTTAAGTCCTCTATTCTCAAGAGCGAACGGACACCCTTCGTGCTCGAGATGCCCGCTTACCGCATGCCCACCTGGAACTCCATCGGGTTGCGGCTGCTGGACCGCAGCAAGGCGTTTCTGAAGCGTGCCGGCACGGTCATCCTCGGCGTCTCGGTCATCCTGTGGATCCTTTGCAGCGTGCCCATGATTGATGGCAAGGCCCCGCCCATCGAGCAAAGCCTCGCCGGGACACTGGGCCGTGCGATCGAGCCGCTCATCAAGCCCCTTGGTTTCAATTGGAAGATCGGCATCGGCCTCATCACGTCGCTGGCCGCCCGAGAGGTGATCGTCGGTACGCTCGGCACCATCTACGGAATGGAGCCCGACCGGGATGCCGCGGGTCTGCAGGCCGCCCTGCATCGCGACCTGACGTTTGGTGGCGCGCTCGCCCTGCTCGTGTTCTTCGCCTTCTCCATGCAGTGCATGTCGACGCTGGCCGTCGTCCGGCGGGAGACAGGTGGTTGGAAGTGGCCCATCATCCAGTTCACCTATATGGGTGTTCTGGCTTACATCTGTGGCTTCGTCGTCAACCGCATCTGGAGCTAA
- a CDS encoding FeoA family protein has protein sequence MQLSVKDGAVGISAWTLADLRDNEEAMLDHIELPTDFALRLMELGFLPGHPVSAAHSAPGGDPRVFRVDGGEIALRRETARHIFLRKH, from the coding sequence ATGCAACTCAGTGTCAAAGATGGCGCTGTAGGAATCAGCGCTTGGACCCTGGCCGACCTTCGGGATAACGAAGAAGCCATGCTCGACCACATCGAGCTGCCCACCGACTTCGCTCTCCGCCTCATGGAACTGGGCTTCCTCCCTGGTCATCCGGTGTCCGCCGCTCACTCCGCGCCTGGTGGCGATCCTCGGGTTTTTCGGGTCGACGGCGGCGAAATCGCCCTGCGCCGCGAAACTGCCAGGCATATCTTCCTGAGAAAGCACTGA
- a CDS encoding tetratricopeptide repeat protein, translating into MAHVSDPAPKRTYSRDEVCRLLGVQERVLADWESHGFVQPLDPYQFQDLVALKTLRQLRSKRLRPERIRLILDSLREKLAHVRDPLSELKIFTDGKRLSVQVDGRRMEPLTGQLLLDFDQAEIRRLLQFPGNRAEQTLADNLASKQREAEKWFEKAIELEQTGGPPEHIVAAYLKAIEYNPEAPGPHANLGTVYFHLKKWQDAEREYRAAIELQPQYALAHFNLGNLHDELNQWPAALECYKKALEIQPDYADAHYNIALLYQGRGELLQAVRHWRTYLKIDPAGYWAGIARRELTRLRQEAVVGGVQA; encoded by the coding sequence ATGGCGCACGTGTCCGATCCCGCTCCGAAACGCACGTATTCCCGAGACGAGGTTTGCCGTCTGCTGGGCGTACAGGAGCGGGTGCTGGCCGATTGGGAGTCCCACGGATTTGTACAACCGCTGGATCCTTATCAGTTTCAAGACCTTGTCGCGCTGAAGACGCTGCGGCAGTTGCGCAGCAAGCGCCTGCGTCCCGAGCGTATCCGGCTGATCCTGGATTCGTTGCGGGAGAAGCTGGCGCATGTACGGGATCCGCTGAGCGAATTAAAAATCTTTACTGATGGGAAGCGTCTATCCGTGCAGGTGGATGGACGCCGCATGGAGCCGCTGACCGGGCAACTGCTGCTGGATTTCGATCAGGCTGAAATTCGCCGGCTTCTGCAATTCCCTGGCAACAGGGCCGAGCAGACGCTGGCCGACAACCTGGCTTCGAAGCAGCGCGAGGCGGAGAAGTGGTTCGAAAAGGCGATCGAACTGGAGCAGACGGGCGGTCCACCGGAACACATCGTGGCCGCCTATCTAAAGGCGATTGAGTACAATCCGGAGGCTCCGGGGCCGCATGCGAACCTGGGCACGGTGTACTTCCACCTGAAGAAGTGGCAGGACGCGGAGCGGGAATACCGGGCGGCCATTGAGTTGCAGCCCCAGTATGCGCTGGCGCACTTCAACCTGGGCAACCTGCACGATGAGCTGAACCAGTGGCCGGCGGCGCTGGAGTGCTACAAAAAAGCGCTCGAGATCCAACCGGACTACGCCGATGCTCACTACAACATCGCCCTGCTGTATCAGGGCCGCGGGGAGCTGTTGCAGGCGGTTCGCCACTGGCGGACCTATTTGAAGATCGACCCGGCCGGATACTGGGCCGGCATCGCCCGGCGGGAGCTGACCCGGTTGCGGCAGGAAGCCGTCGTGGGCGGCGTGCAGGCCTGA
- a CDS encoding sugar porter family MFS transporter: protein MPGPILRPVSVTTQPIQVNLVYVYLASLVAATSGLLFGFDIAVINGALLFLKQQFALSELQTEFAASSLLVGCVVGAACGGGWSDRLGRKKVLIFCAVLFALSSIGAALPRNLTEFVMARVAGGVAIGMASLLAPLYIAEVAPAHMRGRLVSLNQMAIVTGILLAYLVNWMLSSMGAEAWRWMFAVAAIPSLFFLLALFFVPESPRWLCEKGRDEEAHRVLAKVSGRAQADIELAAIRAAIQEESGTLSELFAPGYRRALVLAIGLAILQQWTGVNTVLFYGSVILKEQVGGHSQSAAIGANVFIGLVNCLSTIVALWLIDKLGRRPLLMFSAGGMVIAHAGLALAFLQTPPNATVVMALMILCTASFAVGLGPGVWVVLSEIFPTRIRGRAMSIATVALWVACVILTFTYLSIASALGPTGAFLIYGGMCVLTIWVVARFTPETKGHTLEEIEKLWRPE from the coding sequence ATGCCCGGCCCCATCCTACGGCCCGTCTCCGTCACTACCCAACCGATCCAGGTGAACCTGGTTTATGTCTACCTGGCGTCCCTGGTGGCGGCGACCTCCGGCCTGTTGTTCGGGTTCGACATCGCGGTGATCAACGGCGCGCTGCTGTTCCTGAAGCAGCAGTTCGCGCTGTCTGAACTGCAGACTGAGTTCGCCGCCTCGAGCCTGCTGGTGGGCTGTGTCGTTGGCGCGGCCTGCGGCGGCGGGTGGAGCGACCGGTTGGGCCGGAAGAAGGTGCTGATCTTCTGCGCGGTGCTGTTCGCGTTGTCCTCGATTGGGGCGGCGCTGCCGCGAAATCTGACGGAGTTCGTCATGGCGCGCGTAGCGGGCGGCGTTGCGATCGGCATGGCCTCGTTGCTGGCTCCGCTGTATATCGCGGAGGTGGCTCCGGCGCACATGCGCGGGCGGCTGGTTTCGCTGAACCAGATGGCAATTGTTACGGGCATCCTGCTGGCCTATCTGGTGAACTGGATGCTCTCCTCGATGGGCGCCGAAGCCTGGCGCTGGATGTTCGCGGTGGCGGCGATCCCTTCGCTGTTCTTCCTGCTGGCCCTGTTTTTCGTGCCGGAGAGCCCGCGCTGGCTGTGCGAAAAGGGCCGGGACGAGGAGGCTCACCGTGTACTGGCGAAGGTGAGCGGGCGGGCGCAAGCCGATATCGAACTGGCGGCGATCCGCGCAGCGATCCAGGAGGAGAGCGGGACGCTGTCGGAGCTGTTTGCTCCGGGGTACCGGCGGGCGTTGGTGCTGGCGATCGGACTGGCGATCCTGCAGCAATGGACGGGCGTGAACACGGTGCTGTTCTACGGGTCAGTGATCCTGAAGGAGCAGGTGGGCGGGCATTCGCAGTCGGCCGCGATCGGGGCGAACGTCTTCATTGGGCTGGTGAACTGCCTGTCGACGATTGTGGCGCTGTGGCTGATCGACAAACTGGGCCGGCGGCCGCTGCTCATGTTTTCGGCCGGGGGCATGGTGATTGCCCATGCGGGGTTGGCCCTGGCCTTCCTGCAGACTCCTCCGAACGCCACAGTGGTGATGGCGTTGATGATTCTGTGTACGGCGTCGTTCGCGGTGGGCCTCGGGCCGGGCGTTTGGGTGGTGTTGAGCGAGATCTTTCCGACGAGGATCCGGGGCCGGGCGATGTCGATCGCGACCGTGGCGCTTTGGGTGGCCTGCGTGATTCTCACCTTTACTTACTTGTCGATTGCCTCCGCGCTGGGGCCAACGGGCGCGTTCCTCATCTATGGAGGGATGTGCGTGCTGACGATTTGGGTGGTGGCCAGGTTCACTCCGGAGACGAAGGGGCACACGTTGGAAGAGATTGAGAAGCTGTGGCGGCCTGAGTAG